The Brasilonema sennae CENA114 genome includes a region encoding these proteins:
- a CDS encoding class I SAM-dependent methyltransferase produces the protein MDSTAADFKNQWNAELYDSKHSFISELVANLVELLSPKPGECILDLGCGTGHLTHKIASSGAEVMGIDSAPTMIEQARKNYPQLDFDVVDAINLPYTEKFDSIFSNAALHWIKEAEEVVVGINKALKPGGRFVAEFGGKGNVNAIVSAIYNALQKAGYSTDTALNPWYFPSIGEYGSLLEKHGFELTYATLFERLTPLEDGEQGLQNWLKMFANSFFNGLSTDAHINTIIDIENQLRPSFYKNNTWSADYKRIRVIAVKL, from the coding sequence ATGGACAGCACAGCAGCTGATTTTAAAAATCAGTGGAATGCAGAACTCTACGATAGTAAGCATTCTTTTATCTCTGAACTTGTTGCGAATTTAGTAGAATTACTATCTCCAAAACCAGGAGAATGTATTCTCGACTTAGGTTGTGGAACAGGTCATTTAACTCATAAAATTGCGAGTAGTGGAGCAGAAGTGATGGGTATCGATAGCGCTCCTACAATGATAGAACAAGCTCGTAAGAACTATCCTCAGCTAGATTTTGATGTGGTAGATGCCATAAATTTACCATATACAGAAAAATTTGATAGTATTTTCTCTAATGCCGCACTTCATTGGATTAAAGAAGCAGAAGAAGTCGTTGTTGGTATAAATAAGGCATTGAAACCTGGTGGGCGATTTGTAGCTGAATTTGGTGGTAAGGGGAATGTAAACGCTATTGTTAGTGCTATTTATAACGCCTTACAAAAAGCTGGTTATTCCACTGATACAGCATTAAATCCTTGGTACTTTCCTAGCATTGGTGAATATGGAAGCTTGTTAGAAAAACATGGTTTTGAGTTAACTTATGCAACTCTTTTTGAACGTCTCACACCTTTGGAGGATGGCGAACAGGGTTTGCAAAACTGGCTCAAAATGTTTGCAAATAGCTTCTTTAATGGATTATCTACTGATGCTCATATAAATACCATTATCGATATTGAAAATCAGTTGCGTCCAAGTTTTTACAAAAACAATACCTGGAGCGCAGATTATAAACGTATTCGAGTTATTGCAGTTAAATTATGA
- a CDS encoding Uma2 family endonuclease: MTQTLTPSKPPIEGSHLVLYNVNWEMYEQLLEIFAQRPIPRMTYYQGTLELMTPLPEHERYGWTFGRLIIILCEELGLEILGLKSTTWRSKPKAAGKEADECFYIQNEAVMRGRIKIDLTVDPPPDLALEIDITHSAIDKMAVYAELKVPEVWRFANGQLTIHILTEVGYIESETSLAFGSFPVKELVQFIQLDSQKGENARMKEFRSWVRSRI; encoded by the coding sequence ATGACTCAAACCTTAACCCCAAGCAAACCACCAATTGAAGGTTCTCATCTGGTTCTATATAACGTCAATTGGGAGATGTACGAGCAGCTGTTGGAAATTTTTGCCCAACGTCCAATACCCCGCATGACTTACTATCAAGGAACTCTAGAACTGATGACGCCTTTACCAGAACATGAAAGGTATGGTTGGACTTTCGGACGGCTAATCATTATTCTGTGTGAAGAACTTGGACTAGAAATTTTGGGGTTGAAATCGACAACTTGGCGTTCCAAACCAAAGGCTGCTGGTAAAGAAGCAGATGAATGTTTTTATATTCAAAATGAAGCTGTGATGCGAGGAAGAATAAAAATTGACCTCACAGTTGATCCACCGCCTGACTTGGCGCTTGAGATTGATATAACTCATTCAGCAATTGATAAGATGGCTGTTTATGCTGAACTGAAAGTGCCGGAAGTTTGGCGTTTCGCTAATGGTCAACTAACAATTCATATTTTGACAGAGGTTGGTTACATCGAATCTGAAACAAGTTTGGCTTTTGGCTCATTTCCTGTCAAAGAATTAGTGCAATTTATACAGCTAGATTCTCAAAAAGGAGAAAACGCTAGAATGAAAGAATTCAGATCATGGGTGCGTTCTCGTATCTAA
- a CDS encoding amino acid ABC transporter ATP-binding protein, with product MKLNKNSNVAVKVEQLHKSFGNLKILKGISTEIRQGQVVAIVGPSGSGKSTFLRCMNLLEVPTAGKIYINGVDITAPKTNIMKIRENIGMVFQHFHLFPHMTTLKNVTYAPKKVKQVPGVKAEEEGLKLLEKVGLKEKADVYPSKLSGGQKQRVAIARALAMKPEIMLFDEPTSALDPEMVKEVLEVIKALTQTGITMAIVTHEMGFAREVADRILFLNEGYLVEDAPPKEFFSHPKNERAQQFLEKML from the coding sequence ATGAAATTGAACAAAAATTCCAATGTTGCAGTTAAAGTCGAACAACTGCATAAATCCTTTGGAAACCTCAAGATTTTGAAAGGAATCTCTACTGAGATAAGACAAGGACAAGTTGTAGCTATTGTTGGTCCTTCTGGCTCGGGTAAATCAACTTTTTTGCGTTGCATGAACTTACTTGAAGTTCCGACTGCTGGGAAGATTTACATTAATGGAGTTGATATTACTGCTCCAAAAACTAACATCATGAAGATTCGTGAGAATATCGGCATGGTGTTTCAACACTTCCATCTGTTTCCTCACATGACGACGCTAAAAAATGTTACGTATGCGCCAAAAAAAGTAAAGCAAGTTCCTGGAGTAAAGGCGGAAGAAGAAGGGTTAAAACTGTTAGAAAAGGTTGGTTTAAAGGAAAAGGCGGATGTTTATCCCTCTAAGTTATCGGGAGGGCAAAAACAGCGGGTGGCGATCGCACGAGCCTTAGCAATGAAGCCAGAAATAATGTTGTTTGATGAACCCACCTCCGCCCTTGATCCAGAAATGGTGAAAGAGGTGTTGGAAGTCATCAAAGCTCTTACCCAAACAGGGATTACGATGGCTATTGTCACCCATGAAATGGGTTTCGCGCGGGAAGTTGCTGACAGAATTTTATTTTTAAATGAGGGATACTTGGTCGAAGATGCCCCACCTAAAGAGTTCTTTTCCCACCCTAAGAACGAGCGTGCCCAGCAGTTTTTGGAAAAGATGCTGTGA
- a CDS encoding DUF3611 family protein — translation MSDLSTLRAIAQVFRLTGWISFWIQLVLGVVSGVILLFAVFSQRGANSSSNPGTGFGAIFAVAGLVALAIGIYIAFRYTRLGLRLESSNSNNRPRKVETVQVVRFAIVVHLVGMLVTLLGAQIIVGTLVTKSLTLPQLGAGVITQIDPSRSIQPLDMFVVQANTNTVTAHFGGLVASIWILYRISKPQSERSS, via the coding sequence ATGTCAGATTTGTCTACACTCCGGGCAATTGCCCAAGTATTTCGCCTTACAGGATGGATTAGCTTCTGGATTCAATTAGTGCTAGGTGTTGTTTCCGGGGTTATTTTGCTGTTCGCAGTCTTTAGTCAGAGAGGTGCCAATAGTAGTAGTAACCCTGGAACTGGGTTTGGCGCTATTTTTGCCGTTGCTGGGCTTGTTGCCTTAGCAATAGGTATCTATATAGCTTTCCGTTACACCAGACTTGGGCTACGCCTAGAATCCTCAAATTCTAATAACCGCCCGCGCAAAGTTGAAACTGTTCAAGTTGTACGCTTTGCAATTGTGGTGCATTTAGTAGGAATGCTGGTGACTCTGTTGGGAGCGCAAATCATTGTTGGGACTCTAGTCACAAAGTCATTGACTTTACCGCAATTGGGTGCTGGAGTAATCACCCAGATCGACCCTAGCCGGAGTATCCAACCCTTAGACATGTTTGTTGTCCAAGCAAACACGAATACGGTTACAGCCCATTTTGGGGGGCTTGTCGCGTCAATTTGGATACTCTACCGCATCTCCAAACCTCAGTCTGAGCGTAGTTCCTAG
- a CDS encoding dipeptide ABC transporter ATP-binding protein, which translates to MSEALFCIENLRVAYPHRSDEKTQWAVDDVSFILQPGERMGLVGESGCGKSTLGRAAMRLLPASSQIEGRVTFQGRSVFEMTPEQLRQFRGEAVALIFQDPMTRLDPLMTIGNHCLETLKAHSPQLSSKQAKEKAIATLEKVKIPASRWSQYPHEFSGGMRQRVAIALALLLSPKLIVADEPTTSLDVTVSAQILQELTRLCGEENMALLLISHDLALVAEYCDRIGVMYNGKMVETGSSQTVFQNPQHEYTQSLLKAALHIQTVDENEVWEEGAGSREQGTRFSSSQAQSPILRLLELQQHYTLEPNFVERLLKRQNQTIKAVDGINLELYPGEILGLVGESGCGKSTLSRTILQLIRPTAGKVEFLGQDLTNLSRQQVRASRRQMQMVFQDPHACLNPAMTVGQSIADPLLIHKLADAANAKQQVLSMLEKVGLKPPGVYYERYPSDLSGGQQQRVAIARALITRPKLLICDEPVSMLDASVQSQVLDLMLELKEEFELTYLFITHDLWLARFLCDRIAVMNSGKIVEIGPTKQIFANPQHPYTKTLLAAAPLLGRA; encoded by the coding sequence ATGAGTGAAGCCTTATTTTGTATTGAAAATTTGCGAGTCGCTTACCCTCATCGCAGCGACGAAAAAACCCAATGGGCAGTAGATGATGTGTCTTTCATCCTGCAACCAGGGGAAAGAATGGGATTGGTTGGAGAATCAGGCTGCGGTAAGTCAACTCTAGGACGCGCAGCAATGCGGTTACTACCAGCCTCAAGCCAAATTGAGGGACGAGTGACATTTCAAGGGCGTTCCGTGTTTGAGATGACGCCAGAACAGTTGCGTCAATTCCGAGGAGAAGCAGTCGCGCTGATATTTCAAGATCCGATGACGCGCCTTGATCCATTAATGACGATTGGCAATCACTGTTTAGAGACATTAAAAGCTCACTCACCGCAATTGTCCAGCAAACAAGCCAAAGAAAAAGCAATTGCGACTTTAGAAAAGGTTAAAATTCCCGCCAGTCGTTGGAGTCAGTATCCTCACGAGTTTAGCGGTGGAATGCGACAAAGGGTGGCGATCGCCCTAGCCTTGCTTCTCTCCCCCAAGTTAATTGTCGCCGATGAACCCACTACAAGTTTAGATGTCACAGTCTCGGCGCAAATTTTGCAGGAACTCACACGGCTGTGCGGGGAAGAAAACATGGCACTGCTGTTAATTTCTCACGATTTGGCTCTTGTTGCTGAGTATTGCGATCGCATTGGCGTCATGTACAACGGCAAAATGGTTGAAACGGGTTCTTCCCAAACTGTCTTCCAGAATCCCCAACACGAATATACACAGTCTCTCCTCAAAGCAGCTTTGCATATTCAGACAGTTGATGAGAATGAAGTATGGGAGGAGGGAGCAGGGAGCAGAGAGCAGGGAACAAGATTTTCCTCGTCACAAGCTCAATCACCGATTTTGCGCCTCCTAGAATTACAACAACATTACACCTTAGAACCCAACTTTGTAGAGCGATTATTAAAACGGCAAAATCAGACGATTAAAGCGGTGGATGGAATCAACCTAGAACTCTATCCAGGAGAAATTCTGGGATTAGTTGGGGAATCAGGTTGCGGAAAAAGCACACTATCACGAACAATATTGCAACTTATTCGTCCTACAGCAGGTAAAGTCGAGTTTTTGGGACAGGATTTAACAAATTTATCGCGCCAACAAGTTCGTGCGTCTAGGCGGCAAATGCAAATGGTCTTTCAAGATCCCCATGCTTGCTTAAATCCAGCGATGACCGTAGGACAAAGTATAGCTGACCCCTTGCTAATTCACAAGCTAGCCGATGCAGCGAACGCAAAACAACAGGTGCTGTCGATGCTGGAAAAAGTAGGGTTAAAACCACCAGGAGTTTATTATGAACGTTATCCGTCGGATTTATCTGGTGGACAGCAGCAAAGAGTGGCGATCGCGCGTGCTTTAATTACTCGTCCTAAACTGCTCATTTGTGATGAACCAGTGAGTATGTTAGATGCTAGCGTGCAGTCGCAAGTTTTAGATTTGATGCTGGAGTTGAAAGAAGAATTTGAGTTAACGTATTTATTTATCACTCATGACTTGTGGTTAGCGCGTTTTTTGTGCGATCGGATTGCAGTCATGAATAGTGGAAAAATAGTAGAAATTGGTCCCACGAAACAGATTTTTGCCAATCCCCAACATCCTTACACAAAAACACTGCTTGCTGCAGCTCCTCTGTTAGGGCGAGCATAA
- the serS gene encoding serine--tRNA ligase, giving the protein MLDIKLIRDNPQLVQERLKTRGGDYDIQPLLELDKQQRELEAKRNQLQARSNEIAKLIPEKIKGGCNPKGPEIQELRENGSSVKAEIGTLEPQEKELSAKIEELLLTLPNLPSDSTPVGKSEEDNPEVRRWGDEYLPQNPNILPHWEIGEKLGILNVERAVKVAQSRFITLIGAGAKLERALIQFMLDRQIAAGYVEVIPPFLINTESMTATGQLPKFAEESFKCAADDLWLTPTAEVPVTNLYRGETLNSEDLPIYHCAYTPCFRREAGSYGRDMRGLIRLHQFNKVELVKFVHPSTSSEELEKLLGNAESILQALQLPYRVIELCTGDIGFHSAKTYDIEVWLPSSGKYREISSCSNFLDYQARRGQIRFKESGKKGTQLVHTLNGSGLAVGRTMAAILENYQQEDRTVRIPEALQPYMGREVL; this is encoded by the coding sequence GTGCTGGACATTAAATTAATAAGGGACAATCCACAATTGGTTCAGGAACGGTTGAAGACTCGTGGTGGTGACTACGATATTCAGCCGCTTTTGGAGTTGGATAAACAACAACGCGAATTGGAAGCGAAGCGAAATCAACTGCAAGCACGTAGTAACGAAATTGCGAAATTAATTCCGGAAAAGATAAAAGGTGGTTGCAACCCCAAAGGACCAGAAATTCAAGAGTTGCGTGAGAATGGTAGTTCTGTCAAAGCTGAGATTGGCACACTGGAACCTCAAGAAAAAGAGCTATCAGCCAAAATCGAAGAACTTTTACTCACACTTCCTAACTTACCAAGCGACTCTACACCTGTTGGTAAGAGTGAGGAAGATAACCCAGAAGTGCGTCGTTGGGGTGATGAGTATCTTCCCCAAAACCCAAACATTCTTCCCCACTGGGAAATTGGTGAGAAGTTGGGTATTCTTAATGTTGAGAGAGCTGTAAAAGTTGCACAAAGTCGCTTTATCACCCTTATAGGTGCTGGTGCCAAGTTGGAGAGAGCATTAATCCAATTTATGCTTGATCGCCAGATAGCTGCAGGGTATGTGGAAGTTATTCCCCCATTTTTGATTAATACCGAGTCTATGACAGCTACGGGTCAATTGCCCAAGTTCGCTGAAGAAAGCTTTAAATGTGCGGCGGATGATTTGTGGCTTACGCCGACGGCGGAGGTTCCTGTAACCAACCTCTATCGTGGTGAAACTCTCAATTCTGAAGATTTGCCTATTTACCACTGTGCTTATACTCCCTGTTTTCGCCGGGAGGCTGGGAGTTATGGACGGGATATGCGGGGACTGATTCGACTGCATCAATTCAACAAAGTTGAACTCGTGAAGTTTGTACATCCCAGCACTTCTAGTGAGGAACTCGAAAAATTGCTAGGCAATGCAGAATCAATTTTACAGGCGTTGCAACTGCCTTACCGAGTCATAGAATTATGTACTGGGGATATAGGATTTCACTCGGCGAAAACTTACGATATAGAGGTTTGGCTTCCTTCTTCTGGAAAGTACCGAGAAATTTCTAGTTGTTCCAATTTTTTGGACTATCAAGCGCGACGCGGGCAAATTCGCTTCAAAGAAAGTGGAAAGAAAGGAACCCAACTGGTGCACACTCTCAATGGTTCAGGACTGGCTGTGGGACGTACAATGGCAGCGATTTTAGAAAACTATCAACAAGAGGATAGAACGGTAAGGATACCAGAAGCGCTGCAACCTTACATGGGACGCGAAGTACTTTAA
- a CDS encoding RelA/SpoT family protein, with protein sequence MSSTVLSSKIDVTLPEWLQSCLNGSYTVVGTETEDGRRQSDMALIRQAFEFAYQLHEGQYRKSGEPYICHPVAVAGILRDLGGSADMIAAGFLHDIVEDTDVTIEEIGQRFGKEVQLLVEGVTKLSKINFKSKTESQAENFRRMFLAMAQDIRVIVVKLADRLHNMRTLEFLRDEKRRAIALETREIFAPLANRLGIWHIKWELEDLAFKYLEPEAYRQIQEYVAEKRTARQERLTNIAETLRTRVEEAGIKCLDMSGRPKHLYSIYLKMHRQNKEFHEIYDLAALRIIVKSNEECYRALAIVHDVCRPIPGRFKDYIGLPKPNRYQSLHTGVIGPWGRPLEVQIRTIEMHHVAEYGIAAHWKYKETGGSNIIHWTPSDEKFTWLRQLLEWQNDLKDAQEYLESIKDNLFEDDVYVFTPKGDLVALNPGSTTVDFAYRIHTEVGNHCAGAKVNGRMVPLSTRLQNGDIVEILTQKNGHPSLDWLNFVRTSAAKNRIRQWYKRSRREENIARGRELLEKELGRSGVENLIKSQPMQIVAERCNYHSMEDLLAALGYGEVTLNLVLNRWREIVKAQQPATDAPPVPTKESASTTKGLRDTTPGTSRTTDSPIVGVEGLVHYLAKCCTPLPGEPIIGVVTRGRGISIHRQGCQNLESVECDRLVPVHWNSPGEIYSRPTTYPVNIQIEALDRVGILKDILSRLSDHGINVRHAQVKTATSQPALIDLGIEIRDRPQLEQIFTQIKKLSDIINIRRVGQIEE encoded by the coding sequence ATGAGCAGCACTGTACTTAGTTCCAAAATTGATGTTACGCTTCCAGAATGGTTACAAAGTTGCCTAAATGGGTCATATACAGTAGTAGGCACAGAAACTGAAGATGGCCGAAGGCAAAGCGACATGGCTTTAATTCGTCAAGCATTTGAATTTGCTTATCAGTTACATGAAGGTCAGTACCGTAAGTCAGGAGAACCATACATTTGTCATCCTGTAGCTGTTGCTGGAATTTTGAGAGACTTAGGCGGCAGTGCTGACATGATAGCAGCAGGCTTTCTCCATGATATAGTGGAAGATACCGATGTCACAATTGAAGAGATTGGACAGCGCTTTGGAAAAGAAGTGCAGCTCTTAGTAGAAGGTGTGACAAAGCTTTCTAAAATTAATTTTAAAAGTAAGACCGAAAGCCAAGCAGAGAACTTTCGCAGAATGTTTCTGGCTATGGCGCAAGATATCCGAGTGATTGTGGTGAAGTTAGCAGATCGTCTCCACAATATGCGGACTTTGGAATTCCTTCGTGATGAAAAACGCCGCGCAATTGCTTTGGAAACACGAGAAATTTTTGCTCCCCTGGCTAATCGCTTGGGGATCTGGCACATAAAATGGGAACTCGAAGATCTGGCTTTTAAGTACTTAGAACCAGAAGCTTACCGGCAAATTCAGGAGTATGTCGCTGAAAAACGAACGGCGCGGCAAGAGAGATTGACAAACATTGCCGAAACTTTACGGACTCGGGTAGAGGAAGCGGGGATCAAGTGTCTCGACATGAGTGGACGTCCGAAGCACCTCTACAGCATCTACCTGAAGATGCACAGGCAAAACAAAGAGTTTCACGAAATTTATGATTTAGCAGCACTACGGATCATTGTCAAGAGCAATGAGGAATGTTACCGTGCTTTAGCGATTGTTCATGATGTTTGCCGTCCAATTCCTGGTAGATTCAAGGATTACATAGGCTTACCTAAACCTAACCGCTACCAATCATTGCATACTGGGGTTATAGGTCCGTGGGGTCGTCCTCTGGAAGTGCAAATCAGGACAATAGAAATGCACCACGTCGCCGAGTATGGAATTGCAGCTCACTGGAAGTATAAAGAAACAGGAGGGTCCAACATTATCCACTGGACTCCATCAGATGAGAAGTTTACCTGGTTGCGGCAGCTGCTGGAATGGCAGAATGACCTCAAGGATGCTCAAGAATATTTGGAAAGCATCAAGGATAACTTATTTGAAGATGATGTTTATGTTTTCACACCTAAGGGAGATTTGGTTGCTTTAAATCCTGGTTCCACAACCGTAGATTTTGCCTATCGCATTCACACAGAAGTTGGGAACCACTGTGCTGGTGCAAAGGTAAATGGGCGGATGGTGCCACTTTCAACGCGACTGCAAAATGGTGATATTGTAGAGATTCTGACGCAAAAGAACGGTCATCCCAGTTTGGATTGGTTAAATTTTGTCAGAACTTCGGCGGCGAAAAATCGGATTAGGCAGTGGTACAAGCGATCACGCCGGGAAGAAAATATTGCCCGTGGACGGGAATTGTTGGAAAAAGAATTGGGGAGATCAGGTGTTGAAAACCTGATTAAGTCGCAACCCATGCAGATAGTAGCAGAGCGATGTAACTATCATTCTATGGAAGATTTACTCGCGGCTTTGGGTTATGGTGAGGTGACGCTAAATTTAGTCCTCAACCGTTGGCGAGAAATTGTCAAGGCGCAACAACCTGCGACAGATGCACCTCCAGTTCCTACGAAAGAATCAGCCTCAACAACCAAAGGTTTACGAGACACAACTCCAGGAACCTCACGCACAACTGACTCACCAATAGTTGGGGTAGAAGGATTAGTTCATTATCTAGCTAAGTGTTGTACTCCTCTTCCTGGAGAACCGATTATTGGTGTTGTCACACGAGGTAGAGGCATTTCGATTCATCGCCAGGGATGTCAGAATCTAGAGAGTGTAGAGTGCGATCGCCTCGTACCAGTCCATTGGAACTCACCAGGCGAAATCTACTCTCGTCCTACGACTTATCCTGTGAATATTCAGATTGAGGCTCTTGATCGCGTAGGAATCCTAAAAGATATTCTTTCACGCTTAAGTGACCACGGGATCAACGTACGTCATGCTCAGGTAAAAACAGCTACTAGTCAACCAGCATTGATTGACTTGGGAATTGAGATACGCGATCGACCACAACTCGAACAGATCTTTACTCAAATCAAAAAACTAAGCGATATTATCAACATTCGTCGTGTTGGTCAAATTGAAGAATAG
- the patD gene encoding heterocyst frequency control protein PatD, with the protein MSLTRDKYHALKVLLKQLHSDVMTTKVDTSEIAQRVKSLQQFFQQQIVPLVNLDTNSNDEGQLQSNQTEMSKQLRLLEIDVMFFQGARQASTAKSRLDAIGDRLTTLIKYCNAILQ; encoded by the coding sequence ATGTCTCTAACTCGCGATAAATATCACGCATTGAAGGTTTTGCTGAAACAATTGCATTCGGATGTCATGACTACCAAAGTAGATACATCCGAAATAGCGCAGCGTGTGAAATCCTTGCAACAATTTTTTCAGCAACAGATTGTCCCTTTAGTTAATCTGGACACAAACAGTAACGATGAGGGTCAGTTACAGTCAAATCAGACAGAAATGAGTAAGCAGCTGCGGCTGTTGGAAATAGATGTCATGTTTTTCCAAGGAGCGCGGCAAGCTTCCACTGCCAAAAGTAGGCTTGATGCCATAGGCGATCGCCTGACTACTCTCATCAAATACTGTAATGCCATATTGCAATAA
- a CDS encoding SDR family NAD(P)-dependent oxidoreductase → MNTNLFNLKEKVVIVTGSGRGLGKCMAKGLAEFGAKVVVGDCNIEQAQQTAEEINTTGTAAATYVDISVRQSCIDLIKFTVKEFGRVDVLVQLTRVMAVEWASKNIRVNAIAPGYFENIMSGANVEHTQPEKQQQIVTFTPMARRGKPEELIGPVVFLASDASSYLTGTVLFVDGGYTAI, encoded by the coding sequence ATGAATACCAATCTATTTAACCTCAAAGAGAAAGTTGTCATTGTCACGGGTTCAGGGAGAGGTTTAGGAAAATGTATGGCTAAAGGTTTAGCTGAATTCGGTGCAAAAGTCGTTGTAGGCGATTGCAACATAGAACAAGCCCAACAAACTGCTGAGGAAATCAATACTACTGGTACTGCTGCTGCGACTTATGTTGATATCTCTGTACGTCAAAGCTGCATTGACTTAATCAAATTCACAGTCAAAGAATTTGGACGGGTTGATGTCCTCGTACAACTCACTCGTGTCATGGCAGTAGAATGGGCATCGAAGAATATTCGTGTTAATGCAATCGCTCCTGGTTATTTTGAAAATATCATGAGTGGGGCTAATGTAGAACACACCCAACCAGAAAAACAGCAGCAGATTGTTACATTTACACCAATGGCTCGTCGTGGTAAACCAGAAGAACTGATTGGTCCGGTTGTGTTTTTAGCATCAGATGCATCGTCATACTTAACAGGCACTGTACTTTTTGTAGATGGTGGGTATACTGCTATATAG
- a CDS encoding cofactor assembly of complex C subunit B, producing the protein MDTATLASTLLLTFLLSVGLFFFIRASTKDRTKTTQLVCEQDEATLMPQLKEYFQTRSYRVAAVDPKQNQVTFEGTVRPSWFLAVFLTVLAAIGLVCLSLVLSLVFPNLSTVFLGMVLISPLSGVFYWRKAAKLEKVSLKVETADESDQHSPTQITLTAHRDEIIELQRTLGLKSSQ; encoded by the coding sequence ATGGATACTGCTACTCTAGCATCCACGTTGCTGCTCACTTTTTTATTATCGGTTGGGCTATTTTTCTTTATTCGTGCCTCTACCAAAGATCGTACAAAAACCACACAACTGGTTTGCGAGCAAGACGAAGCTACTTTAATGCCTCAATTAAAGGAGTATTTTCAAACACGGTCTTACCGAGTAGCAGCGGTCGATCCGAAACAAAACCAGGTAACTTTTGAAGGCACTGTTAGACCAAGCTGGTTTTTAGCTGTGTTTTTAACAGTTTTAGCAGCTATTGGTCTTGTGTGTCTATCACTGGTTTTGTCTCTAGTTTTTCCCAACCTCAGTACAGTTTTTCTTGGGATGGTGCTGATATCACCTTTGAGTGGTGTTTTTTATTGGCGCAAAGCCGCCAAACTTGAAAAGGTGTCGCTGAAGGTAGAAACAGCCGACGAAAGCGACCAACACTCTCCAACTCAAATAACACTAACAGCCCATCGAGATGAAATCATCGAGTTACAAAGGACATTGGGATTAAAAAGTTCGCAATAG
- a CDS encoding PadR family transcriptional regulator, with the protein MKLEDIYHFFENPPPTYLCQELAVCYIVYLLSQSESYGTELIQRLETEYPTYRLSDTVLYSAIKFLEDQKAITGYWKKLEGRGRPRRMYQVSPEWQFKAQDLARLWQQYISGRTS; encoded by the coding sequence ATGAAACTTGAGGATATATATCACTTCTTTGAAAATCCTCCGCCAACTTACCTTTGTCAGGAACTCGCTGTTTGTTATATAGTGTATCTTTTGTCACAAAGCGAATCCTATGGAACGGAGTTGATTCAACGACTGGAAACTGAATATCCAACCTATCGGCTTTCAGATACTGTGCTTTACAGTGCAATTAAATTTCTCGAAGACCAGAAAGCAATTACTGGGTACTGGAAAAAGCTAGAAGGACGGGGACGTCCTAGGCGAATGTACCAAGTCTCTCCAGAATGGCAATTTAAAGCACAGGATTTAGCTCGCTTATGGCAACAGTACATCAGCGGGAGAACAAGTTAA